In the genome of Magnolia sinica isolate HGM2019 chromosome 2, MsV1, whole genome shotgun sequence, one region contains:
- the LOC131232412 gene encoding pentatricopeptide repeat-containing protein PPR5 homolog, chloroplastic → MHPNLSTFSLQLPSSSPLISNFRAISISGLKPCNSRIPERFRKEPITRIYCVSARPKRREVTKSSERSEAEDLVRVLLRNSSDEKPLASTLSKYVKIIRTEHCFLLFEELGKRDQWLRCLEVFRWMQKQRWYIADNGVYSKLISVMGKKGQTRMAMWLFSEMRSSGCRPDTSVYNALITAHLHSRDKSKALAKAIGYFEKMKGMERCKPNIVTYNILLRAYAQAQDVNQVEALFKDIDGSIVSADIYTYNGVMDAYGKNGMLKEMESVLSRMKSNQCKPDIITFNLLIDAYGKRQAFDKMEQVFKSLLRSKEKPTLPTFNSMIMNYGKARLREKAESILDKMAELGYQPSYITYESLITTYGYCDCVSRAREVFSEMIDSGKEMQVSTLNAMLDAYCINGLPTEADMLLDYASSNSLLPDASTYKLLYKAFMKANMKELQQKLLKRMDEDGIVPNKKFFLEALGAFGSSQTRSGSDHDLNVSNPPQISAKT, encoded by the exons ATGCACCCAAATCTGTCCACCTTCTCCCTGCAACTCCCATCTTCCTCTCCATTGATCTCCAACTTCAGAGCAATCTCCATTTCAGGCCTCAAACCATGCAATTCACGGATTCCTGAGAGGTTTCGGAAGGAACCCATCACCAGAATCTACTGCGTTTCAGCTCGGCCGAAGAGGAGAGAGGTAACGAAGAGCAGCGAGCGGTCTGAAGCGGAAGATCTTGTTCGGGTTCTGCTGAGGAATTCCAGCGATGAGAAGCCGCTGGCGTCGACGCTGAGTAAGTACGTGAAGATCATTAGAACGGAGCATTGCTTTCTCCTTTTCGAAGAGCTTGGGAAGAGAGATCAATGGCTTCGATGCCTCGAG GTATTCAGGTGGATGCAGAAGCAACGATGGTATATAGCAGATAATGGTGTATATTCTAAGTTGATATCCGTGATGGGGAAGAAAGGCCAGACACGGATGGCAATGTGGCTCTTCTCTGAGATGCGTAGTAGTGGGTGCAGGCCAGACACTTCAGTCTACAATGCACTGATTACAGCACATTTGCATTCTCgagataaatccaaagctttGGCCAAAGCCATTGGATACTTTGAGAAGATGAAAGGCATGGAAAGGTGCAAGCCCAACATCGTAACCTACAACATTCTTTTGAGAGCATATGCTCAGGCACAGGACGTAAATCAGGTCGAAGCCTTATTCAAGGATATCGACGGGAGCATAGTTTCAGCTGACATCTATACTTACAACGGGGTGATGGATGCGTATGGGAAGAATGGCATGCTAAAAGAGATGGAGTCTGTGCTCTCACGCATGAAAAGCAATCAATGTAAGCCAGACATTATCACATTCAACCTACTCATTGATGCATACGGGAAGCGACAAGCATTTGATAAGATGGAGCAGGTCTTCAAGAGCTTGCTGAGGTCAAAAGAGAAGCCAACGCTACCCACATTCAATTCGATGATAATGAACTATGGGAAGGCCAGGCTTAGAGAGAAGGCAGAATCTATTTTGGATAAAATGGCCGAGTTGGGCTATCAACCTAGCTACATCACATATGAAAGTCTCATCACAACTTACGGATATTGCGATTGTGTTTCAAGAGCAAGAGAAGTGTTCAGCGAGATGATAGATTCAGGGAAGGAGATGCAGGTCTCGACTTTGAATGCTATGCTTGATGCTTATTGCATAAATGGGTTACCAACTGAAGCTGATATGCTTTTGGATTATGCATCGAGTAACAGTTTGTTGCCAGATGCTTCGACATATAAACTTCTTTACAAGGCCTTCATGAAAGCCAACATGAAAGAGCTGCAACAGAAATTGCTAAAGCGCATGGATGAAGACGGTATTGTTCCCAATAAGAAGTTCTTTTTGGAGGCCTTGGGAGCATTTGGTTCATCCCAAACAAGATCAGGGTCTGATCATGACTTGAATGTTTCAAACCCACCACAGATTAGTGCAAAGACATAG